The stretch of DNA TGTTTGTCCTTGCTTTTTCTGCAGTTACTCTATTATTTTTACATAAATTCAAGTCAAAGGCCGTCCGTGTATCTGTACTTTTCAAAACCCAAGGCATATACAATAAAGTATTACCAATCTTCGTTTCCGCCGTAGTGTTTGTCTATGGTCTTTCAATTCTAATTTGGTTAAATATCAAAGACGGTTATTGGTGGTCATCTACCTTGCCGTCCCGTTTTGTGCCTTGGTATTTCTACCCAATTCTTTTCGGAGTAACTGGTGTTTTTCTTGTTGTTTCTTTGATTTATTTACGGGGCATTTATTTGCGTTACAAGAAAACTTTTGCTTTCTTGTTGGTTTTTACTTTTTTGCTCTTTCTTATGGGTAGATTAATTTCATATCTAAACATGAGCTATGGCAATATAGGCTTTAACGAGTTCAGGATGATTGGTCTTATTTTTATACCTGCTTCTTTGATTGCTAGTATAGGCTTAGTTTTTCTTTTCGATAAAATCCTTCAAACTAGCCGTACTGGTTCGACTAAAAGGTGGTTTAGCAAAAAGTTATCTGCGGTTTTACTTGTAACCCTTGTTATTTTAGCTGGGACAATGTCTACCTTTATGACTGTGGATTATTGGACATTGCACAGTGAAGACAGTTCTAATGTGGTATCAACTGCTGAGTTGGATGCCATGGATTTTCTCAACCAAAACACTAATCCTGTCGCGTTAGGTCGAGACGTTGCAGATTATAACTTGGCTTTTACTTATTCTAGTAAATCTTCTGATCTGTTACATATCTTCTCGGGAACAGGTTTTTATGCTCCATACGCTTACAAAGGACAAGTGTTATTTGATGCCCAAAGACTTGAGGAGCCCCTCTATTATTTCAACAATTACAAATCAAAGTATCTTTATCTCAGTCACGATGACTTCAATTCTTTATCATCAAACAGTTTCATGGGGTCGTATCTTACGGCACTTTCTAAAATTTTCTCCAATTCTCATGCGTCCGTGTATGCACTTCCTTCTTTTGCTTCGCCTGTATTAGACTCAAACACAGCAATAATTCTTCCCAGCGCAGTCACCTACTCATCATCCATTGACTATGTGATGCTGATGGTTGCTCAATCTTCCATCAATTACACCGAAGTTCTAGATTCAGACCCTACCCTAGAAACTAAAAATGTTCTGATTTTACCTATTGACCCTCATTCGCCATCTAACGATTTTGTAGATGATGTGTTTAACAATGCTACTTGGGTTCAAAATAACAAAGATCTATTAGCTATCAGTAATGATGACATACTTGAATTGTCCTATACCAATAATGAAAATAAATCAACTGTTGTAAGTTATGAACGTTCACTTCCACAAATTAACGTAACAGAGAGCAGATACATTACTTGGCGCGTTTTCGTCCACAATATGGCCGAATCAGATTATGCTGGAATTATGCTATATGATGACGGTGATGAGAATTGGTATTGGACTGGTGCTATCTCTTTGAATAACAGAGATTATAATATTGTTAAGCAGGATTCATGGATTGATGTTTCTTTCGATACGCAGAACAATCAATGGCACAACTTTTCGTCTGTTTCAAAAATGCGGATTATGCTTCGTGCTGATGCTTCTTCATATGTAAATGTGTTTTCTGATTTTATTTCTTTTAGCATTGTTGAACCTTCTGCTTCACTGTATCGTCAAAATCTAACCTCACAACTAGTCGATTGGGTGAATAACGGTGGAGATTTAGTCGTTATTGATAGCGACGGGTTAGGCGATTTCTCTACTATGTTTGGTTTACAGCAATCAACTACCACTTTTAAAGCCCAAAGCGTTTTTGATAATTCAACGCGTACTGTTATTTCACCCGTTGATGTTCCTTACCTTTCATATGACGAAGGTGACACAATTATAGCAACGTATGAGGGTGGTAATGAGAGTACTCCATTATTTATGAAAAGAAACGTTGGGGCAGGTACAATAACTTATTTGTATGCAGAACCTTATATCACCGCTTTAAGCAGTGAAAAAACACAAGCCACAAAAGCAGCCTTGTTTACTTCTTTAGGGCTACTGTTCCAACAGGAAAACTTGAACATAGCTCCTTTCGAAGGAAGTGAGAAAATGGATTCTGTGACCTTCAAGCAAGCAATCCTTACTGGTGACGTTAGTATATCAACAGACAGCGTAATTTTGCCCTCAAATCAAGTCCTTTCGTTATCCATGAATCTTCCTGGTCGCTCGAGCGATTATTATTCAAGTGTACTTGTGGATGATTTTAGTACCTCCGGCAATGTAACGTGGCTACTTAACTGTCAGAACGTAACTTTATCAGGAGGCTTAGGGCTCTACTCTGCATTGTCAACAGATACGCCATTTACGTTCACTCTTATTGTTCCAAAGGGTTCATCAGCTCAATTCAGCATTCAACCCTATGGAGTGGGAACAAAGACCACCTATACGGTCGAGGACGGCACAATTATTTTTGACGTCAACCCCCAAGGTGTATCAGAGTATCTTGCAAGGGCTCCAAATGTTACTGTCGCAGGAACCTCAATGTTTAGTTCATTATACATAGAAAAACAGCTCTATGCTTACGCTGGGACAGACGCAAACATAACTGGGTCTATTTCTTTTGGCGTTACATATTCTGATACTTACACTTTAGCTTCTGGTTTTGTTTTAAGTGATAATGCAATATTACAGACATCTGAAGTGGTGCCATGGGGTGAATGGGGTTCTATACCTTGGCAAACGCTTAACAAAGAAATTGTCGTCTTAGTGGCTGTCATAGGTGTTATCTTTTTAGCTGTCTTCATCTTACAGTCTAAGAACTCAAAAGGTGCTTCTATTGAAAGTGCTTGAAGTTTACAATAGTTACTTACCAAAAAATGGTGGTGTACAAAACCACATTCATGATTTATGCGATAGTTTAGTGAAAAATGGACACTCTGCAATGGTATTATCTTGGGTGCCCTCCACACCTAAAAAAGATGTGATTGATGGAATTCCTGTAAAGAGAATACGTGTCCCTCGTGTGTTCTCTATTTTGCGTTATCCTGCAATCTTGTTTTTGTTCATAAACATTTTTTACGTATTGAAGAAAAATCAAATCGATATTATTCATGCGCATGATTACTTACCCGGAACTGCTGCCGCTTTAGCGGGTCTTTTATCACGTACTCCAACTCTTGTTAGTTTCCATTTACCTGTTCAAAAAACCACTTTTTACGCACATCGCTTTTTAAAACCATGCTGGTTAGTTGAACGTGCACTTCGTTTTGTATTTAACTATTGGGTAAGTGCCATTATTTGTGTATCACGTTTCACTTTAGATGAATCTTTAAAACTTAACCTTCCGCGGTCTAAATTAGTGAAAATCTACAATTGGGTTAATCTTCCATCAAAGCAGACTTTGCCCATGATAGCTGTCCGTGAAAAATTCGGTGTTTCTGAGCGTCCTTTTATTCTTTCAACAGGTAGACTGTATGAAAAACAAAAGCCCTTTTCGTTACTTATACATGCTTTCAAGTTGCTAGTCGATGACGGATACACAGGGGATCTTTTAATAGTTGGTAACGGACCTGATAAGGAAACATATCGTCAACTATCCCGCACCTTATGTATTGATAGTCAAATACATATTTTGGACAATGTATCAAATGAAGAATTATCTTTTCTATATGACCACTGTGTTCTGTTTGTTTTACCATCTTTCTATGAGGGATTACCTATGGTTCTATTGGAGGCTATGAGTCATAGCAAACCAATAGTGTCGACACGTGTGGGTGGTATTCCAGAGGTTGTTCGAGATGGTTATAACGGTTTGTTGGCTGAGGCTAGGGTCGATGCGCTCTATAACAGTTTAAAATGTCTTATGTCCGATGATACTTTGCGAATAACTTTTGGAAACCGATCAAAAGAATTAATTAAGGCGTATTTTTCTCTAAAAAATTTAGACAAAACCTTAAAACTCATTAAGAGATTATCTACCGCTACTAACTGATAGAGGTCCTATATTGCAGAAATTCTTTATTCGGAGGGCTGAAGATGAACTTCCTACGATATCTGAGTCTTTTAGCCGGATGAGTAAAACTGAAAAAATTCACTTGCTTTCTATATATAATCAAGCAAAAAAAATGGTTCGTTCCTCCAACGCTAATGTCATGTTAGATGTTGGTTGTGGCGATGGATTATTACTAACAAAAATACATTCAATTCTGTCTGCAAATTCTTGTAGTTATGTGGGTGTTGATATAAGCATACGAAAACTTCGTGCAGCAAAACGTAAATCAGCTCTCTTATACAAGAATTGTGATTTTATACTCTGTGATGCAGATTTTTTACCCTTTAAAGGTTCAACATTCCAATCAGTAACAATGATTGAAGTTTTTGAGCATTTTTTAAATCCCAGGTCGATTATCATAGAACTATCTAGAGTAATCTCAGATAAGGGTCTTGTCTTTATTACTACACCCAGTGCATTAGGCATTACAAAACTGCTCTTAAGTAAGGTTAGCAAAAAACATCGTCCAGAATTCATTGTTTTAAATGGTCATAAGTTGCCACATAGGGATTTTAATCCCGATGAGATAATGTTTTTTGTACGTGGATATTTTAAGACATTTAAACTCTACAGTTTTAACATTAGCCTATTTCAATCAGTTATACGCTTTTTGCCCTTCAGATTGGGCTACGTATCTATGCAAATATTTGATCGTTACGTCGATAAAATGCCTATTTTCCTAGGTTCTAATCTATCTATCGTTTTGCAAAGTTTGTGATGATAGTTTTTTACTTTATTTCGCTTGGATATGTACCCTGTTGCCTAAAGACCTATAACCAACCTTTTCGTTTTAGATAATAATTTCGTCTTACTGGAGGCTGAAGAGGTCAATGATTGAAAAACTTACGCAAAAAGTATCCAATGACGTTGATTGTATGCTAAAACAACAGTGTACATTAGCTGTTGTAGGGACTGGTTATGTAGGTCTTCCAACTGCTGCTTTGTTTGCACAGGCTGGCTTTAATGTTACAGCGATAGATATCCGAGAATCAATAGTGGCACGTATACGTAAAGGGCATAGCCCAATACAAGAGCCTGGTTTGGAAACAATAATTTCGTCTCATGTTCAATCAGGTAAATTAAAAGCTGAGTTACTTTATAGTAGTATTTTCCGTGACAAACGTGTTATAATAATCACCGTTCAAACCCCTATTGGGGTAGATAAGAAGCCTGATTTATCCTTTTTAATTAACGCTATCCAAAAAATTGGGCCTGAATTGCAAGAAGGAACGTTGGTTGCAGTTTGCAGTACACTTCCTCCTGGAACTATGCATGATAAAATTGTGCCCTTATTATCAAGATTAAGCGGGTTGACCCCTGACAAAGATTTCTATTTGGCGTATGTACCTGAACGGATTGCACCTGGTGTTGCTATTAAAGAATTTGTTGAGAGTCCCAGACTTGTAGGAGGTATCGGACCAAACAGTACTTTAATAGCTTCTTCAGTTTTTAGACGTGTTTGTAAAAACATAATTGAAACTGATGCTCCTACAGCGGAAATATCAAAAACCGCTGAGAACACTTTTAGGGATGTGAATATTGCTTTTGCTAACCAGTTAGCATTGATTTGTGAGAAGCATCATGCTGATGTTGTAAAAGTAATTGCTCTAGCCAATACTCATACACGTGTAAACATACATTTAGTGGGTCCTGGTGTAGGTGGACCCTGTCTTACTAAAGATCCCTATTTGCTGATATACGAAACAATATTTCCAAATCAAAGCATAGTTGAAACAGCTCGTCAAATTAACGATTACATGCCTAAACATATGGTTGGATTGCTAATTGACAGCCTAAAGAATAACGGTAAAAACGTTAGAGACAGCTACGTTACTGTGCTTGGCACTGCTTACAAAGCTGATGTTGATGACTCTCGTTTCACTCCTTCTGAGCCAATAATCCGTGAATTGTTGGGCATTTGCAAAAATGTTTCAGTCTATGACCCATATTGTACTGAAACTTTTGGTGCCAAACGTGCTTGTTCCATTGCTGAAGCTGCTTCAGGGTCAGATTGTTTAATGATACTTACTGACCACAGTGAATTTAAGAACTTGGATTTATCTGCATTAAAATCGTTAATGAATGGAAGCCCTGTAATAGTTGACGGGAGGCGGATGCTTATGCCTGATAGGGTTTTAAGCGCTGGGTTTAGTTATTATGGAGTAGGTTATGGACAAAAGCATGATGAGTAATTGTGTTGATCAGTTTAATGT from Candidatus Bathyarchaeota archaeon encodes:
- a CDS encoding glycosyltransferase family 4 protein, translated to MLEVYNSYLPKNGGVQNHIHDLCDSLVKNGHSAMVLSWVPSTPKKDVIDGIPVKRIRVPRVFSILRYPAILFLFINIFYVLKKNQIDIIHAHDYLPGTAAALAGLLSRTPTLVSFHLPVQKTTFYAHRFLKPCWLVERALRFVFNYWVSAIICVSRFTLDESLKLNLPRSKLVKIYNWVNLPSKQTLPMIAVREKFGVSERPFILSTGRLYEKQKPFSLLIHAFKLLVDDGYTGDLLIVGNGPDKETYRQLSRTLCIDSQIHILDNVSNEELSFLYDHCVLFVLPSFYEGLPMVLLEAMSHSKPIVSTRVGGIPEVVRDGYNGLLAEARVDALYNSLKCLMSDDTLRITFGNRSKELIKAYFSLKNLDKTLKLIKRLSTATN
- a CDS encoding class I SAM-dependent methyltransferase — its product is MQKFFIRRAEDELPTISESFSRMSKTEKIHLLSIYNQAKKMVRSSNANVMLDVGCGDGLLLTKIHSILSANSCSYVGVDISIRKLRAAKRKSALLYKNCDFILCDADFLPFKGSTFQSVTMIEVFEHFLNPRSIIIELSRVISDKGLVFITTPSALGITKLLLSKVSKKHRPEFIVLNGHKLPHRDFNPDEIMFFVRGYFKTFKLYSFNISLFQSVIRFLPFRLGYVSMQIFDRYVDKMPIFLGSNLSIVLQSL
- a CDS encoding nucleotide sugar dehydrogenase; its protein translation is MIEKLTQKVSNDVDCMLKQQCTLAVVGTGYVGLPTAALFAQAGFNVTAIDIRESIVARIRKGHSPIQEPGLETIISSHVQSGKLKAELLYSSIFRDKRVIIITVQTPIGVDKKPDLSFLINAIQKIGPELQEGTLVAVCSTLPPGTMHDKIVPLLSRLSGLTPDKDFYLAYVPERIAPGVAIKEFVESPRLVGGIGPNSTLIASSVFRRVCKNIIETDAPTAEISKTAENTFRDVNIAFANQLALICEKHHADVVKVIALANTHTRVNIHLVGPGVGGPCLTKDPYLLIYETIFPNQSIVETARQINDYMPKHMVGLLIDSLKNNGKNVRDSYVTVLGTAYKADVDDSRFTPSEPIIRELLGICKNVSVYDPYCTETFGAKRACSIAEAASGSDCLMILTDHSEFKNLDLSALKSLMNGSPVIVDGRRMLMPDRVLSAGFSYYGVGYGQKHDE